From Salvelinus namaycush isolate Seneca chromosome 2, SaNama_1.0, whole genome shotgun sequence, one genomic window encodes:
- the LOC120027624 gene encoding protein tyrosine phosphatase type IVA 1-like, which produces MARMNRPAPVEITYKNMRFLITHNPTNATLNKFIEELKKYGVTTVVRVCEATYDSTLVGKEEIQVLDWAFDDGAPPSNQIVDDWLNLLKTKFREEPGCCIAVHCVAGLGRAPVMVALALIECGMKYEDAVQFIRQKRRGAFNSKQLFYLEKYRPKMRLRFKDSNGHRNNCCIQ; this is translated from the exons ATGGCGCGTATGAACCGACCTGCCCCTGTGGAGATCACCTACAAAAACATGAGGTTCCTCATTACCCACAATCCAACCAATGCCACCTTGAATAAATTCATTGAG GAACTGAAGAAGTATGGCGTGACCACCGTTGTGAGAGTATGTGAGGCCACCTATGATTCCACCTTGGTGGGGAAAGAGGAAATACAGGTTCTG GATTGGGCTTTTGATGATGGAGCTCCTCCCTCTAACCAGATTGTTGATGATTGGTTGAACCTCCTGAAGACTAAGTTTAGGGAGGAGCCTGGTTGCTGCATTGCTGTCCACTGTGTAGCTGGCCTGGGGAG AGCCCCTGTCATGGTTGCCCTGGCTTTGATTGAATGTGGGATGAAGTACGAAGATGCTGTCCAGTTCATCCGGCA GAAGCGTCGCGGAGCGTTCAACAGCAAGCAGCTTTTCTACCTGGAGAAGTATCGTCCAAAGATGCGCCTGCGCTTCAAAGACTCCAACGGCCACCGCAACAACTGCTGCATCCAGTAG
- the LOC120022861 gene encoding collagen alpha-1(IX) chain-like, whose product MGLKGDKGDVGQRGVVGETGPNGGQGARGPQGIRGLPGGKGEPGLAGPDGREGIPGLPASKGITGKVGSPGDAGLQGLPGLPGTYGPKGQSGEMGNSGDPGSVGLMGSPGKSGERGEQGEVGPVGARGGPGERGVRGPDGHAGAPGPRGDEGEPGEKGSTGRPGETGNKGPEGGRGIPGPEGKPGQPGPRGMQGDRGVPGLPGTQGPAGKKPSDTHITGVCMRVMQEQLAQLAASLRRPEAGISGLPGPPGPPGPAGPSGENGYPGLDGARGLPGLKGPPGLLGRKGPKGDTGDRGDRGPTARGVKGAPGAPGLPGDHGRAAYGTEGRDGERGPRGVPGIPGVPGPPGRPGLNGYCESSQCILPMVASPISAKDSGMKGPNEE is encoded by the exons ATGGGCCTCAAAGGTGACAAG GGTGACGTGGGCCAAAGAGGAGTAGTGGGCGAGACTGGACCAAACGGTGGTCAA GGGGCCCGAGGGCCACAAGGAATAAGGGGCCTTCCAGGGGGGAAAGGGGAGCCT GGTCTTGCTGGGCCCGATGGACGTGAAGGAATTCCCGGATTGCCAGCATCTAAG GGTATTACTGGGAAAGTTGGCAGTCCAGGTGATGCTGGGCTCCAAGGACTTCCT GGTTTGCCAGGCACTTATGGTCCAAAAGGACAAAGTGGCGAGATG GGTAACTCTGGCGACCCAGGTTCCGTAGGACTAATGGGGTCTCCTGGGAAATCA GGGGAACGTGGCGAGCAGGGAGAAGTAGGACCTGTCGGAGCAAGAGGTGGACCA ggtgaaagaggagtgcGTGGCCCAGACGGACATGCAGGGGCACCAGGACCCAGG GGTGACGAAGGGGAGCCAGGAGAGAAAGGATCG ACGGGCAGACCAGGAGAGACTGGAAACAAAGGGCCGGAGGGCGGCCGGGGCATACCAGGCCCAGAGGGCAAGCCGGGCCAACCTGGACCACGTGGCATGCAGGGGGACAGAGGGGTGCCAGGACTGCCAGGGACACAGGGGCCAGCG GGGAAAAAACCAAGCGATACACACATCACAGGAGTTTGCATGAGGGTAATGCAAG AGCAGCTAGCCCAGCTAGCAGCCAGCCTGAGGAGGCCTGAGGCAGGCATCTCTGGACTGCCAGGTCCCCCTGGCCCCCCTGGTCCTGCAGGCCCCTCCGGAGAGAACGGCTACCCAGGACTGGACGGGGCCAGAGGACTGCCAGGTCTCAAAGGACCTCCAGGGCTACTGGGTCGCAAAGGGCCCAAAG GTGACACAGgcgacagaggagacagaggaccCACAGCGAGAGGGGTTAAAGGAGCACCTGGAGCACCCGGTCTACCAG GTGATCACGGTAGAGCCGCCTATGGCACAGAAGGCCGCGACGGCGAGAGAGGGCCACGCGGCGTTCCCGGTATTCCCGGCGTTCCAGGGCCTCCTGGTCGTCCTGGCCTCAACGGCTACTGCGAGTCGTCACAGTGCATCCTTCCTATGGTGGCGTCACCGATATCGGCAAAAGATTCCGGCATGAAAGGGCCAAATGAGGAATAA